A single genomic interval of Spirosoma taeanense harbors:
- a CDS encoding ParA family protein produces MGKVIAIANQKGGVGKTTTTINLAASLAALEFQTLIVDADPQANSTSGLGYNPKEIENSIYECMVEGVRPHDAIIQTDFPNLNLLPSHIDLVGAEIEMINLQNREDKMKHTLDSIRDEYDFIIIDCSPSLGLITINSLTAADSVIIPVQCEYFALEGLGKLLNTIKIIQSRLNTRLSIEGILLTMYDLRVRLSNQVVGEVTSHFQQMVFSTIIPRNIRLSESPSFGVPALAQDADSKGAVSYLNLAREILAKNGMMPHEV; encoded by the coding sequence ATGGGTAAAGTCATTGCTATCGCCAACCAAAAGGGGGGCGTCGGTAAAACTACGACAACGATAAATTTGGCCGCCAGTCTGGCCGCCCTCGAATTTCAAACGCTCATTGTTGACGCGGATCCGCAGGCGAACTCGACCTCCGGCCTTGGCTACAATCCTAAAGAAATCGAGAACAGCATTTATGAGTGCATGGTGGAGGGCGTTCGTCCGCACGATGCCATTATTCAGACGGATTTTCCGAACCTGAACCTACTGCCTTCGCATATCGATCTGGTTGGCGCCGAGATTGAGATGATTAACCTTCAGAATCGGGAGGATAAAATGAAGCATACGCTCGACAGCATCCGCGATGAGTATGACTTTATTATCATTGACTGTTCGCCTTCGCTGGGTTTGATTACGATCAATAGCCTGACGGCTGCCGACTCGGTCATTATTCCGGTGCAGTGCGAGTATTTCGCGCTCGAAGGGCTGGGTAAGCTGCTCAACACGATCAAGATTATTCAGTCGCGGCTCAATACCCGCTTGTCCATTGAAGGCATTCTGCTGACGATGTATGACCTGCGGGTTCGGCTGTCGAATCAGGTAGTCGGCGAAGTGACGAGCCATTTCCAGCAGATGGTGTTCAGCACCATCATCCCACGGAATATCCGGTTGAGCGAGTCGCCGAGTTTCGGCGTGCCGGCTCTGGCGCAGGATGCCGACAGCAAAGGCGCTGTCAGCTATCTGAACCTGGCCCGCGAGATTCTGGCTAAAAACGGAATGATGCCCCACGAAGTGTAA
- a CDS encoding ParB/RepB/Spo0J family partition protein, giving the protein MDNANTKAPNKKMIGLGRGLGALLHDSEAVNRQSKPSPFESISTMTEISLSLIETNPFQPRTRFDEEALQELAESIRVQGIIQPITVRQLGKDRYQLISGERRLQASKLIGMTHIPAYVRTANDQQMLEMALIENIQRENLNSIEIALSYQRLITECSLKQEELGERVGKNRTTVNNYIRLLKLPPVIQAALRDNKISMGHARAIINIDNPDSQIRLFNRAVDEEWSVRKVEEAVRNLSDKDDDSASTRRVTLPKQEMRSLQFKLSSLFGTKVSIKADEKHKGEIKIPFTSQEELTKILEVLNSQA; this is encoded by the coding sequence ATGGACAACGCGAACACCAAAGCACCGAATAAGAAGATGATAGGATTGGGCCGTGGCTTAGGTGCCCTGCTGCACGACAGCGAAGCGGTTAACCGGCAGTCGAAGCCTTCGCCGTTTGAGTCCATCAGCACGATGACCGAGATCAGTTTGTCGCTGATCGAAACTAACCCGTTTCAGCCCCGGACACGCTTCGATGAAGAAGCGCTTCAGGAACTTGCTGAATCGATTCGGGTGCAGGGAATTATCCAGCCCATTACGGTCCGGCAGTTAGGCAAGGATCGCTATCAGCTGATTTCGGGCGAACGACGTCTTCAGGCTTCCAAGCTGATCGGGATGACCCATATCCCGGCCTACGTTCGCACAGCCAACGACCAGCAGATGCTGGAAATGGCGCTGATTGAGAACATCCAGCGCGAAAACCTTAATTCAATTGAAATTGCCCTCAGCTACCAGCGACTCATCACGGAGTGCAGTCTGAAGCAGGAGGAACTGGGTGAGCGCGTGGGTAAAAACCGCACGACCGTCAATAACTATATTCGCCTGCTAAAGCTGCCGCCCGTTATTCAGGCCGCTCTGCGCGATAATAAAATCTCGATGGGCCACGCCCGCGCCATCATCAACATCGACAATCCAGATTCGCAGATCCGGCTGTTTAACCGGGCTGTTGACGAGGAATGGTCGGTGCGGAAGGTCGAAGAAGCCGTGCGCAACCTGTCGGATAAAGACGATGACTCTGCCAGTACCCGTCGTGTAACGCTGCCCAAGCAGGAGATGCGGAGCCTTCAGTTCAAGCTATCGTCGTTGTTTGGTACAAAAGTTTCGATCAAAGCGGACGAGAAACACAAGGGCGAAATCAAAATTCCGTTTACCTCACAGGAAGAGTTAACCAAAATCCTGGAGGTCCTGAACTCGCAGGCGTAA
- a CDS encoding DUF5683 domain-containing protein: MKRTVFFLWMSVGLLAGCLPALGQNPAPAIVPAPTPAPVDSTRQVRSAADTIPAFNGPTIRIGNSELTAEGDSLVRAADTVLVTRGQQDRMHKIIPKQATIRSLILPGLGQAYNRQYYKIPFIYAGFGVMGYLFVRYRGLAKQAEDGYRLLLYGDESSGTAQKVEEVVIGTQIVRSSQTAKAYYDLFRRYRDLNTLLSVVLWGVNAVEANVAAHLKTFDLSDDISMRLEPAVIPMPGTGLVPGVRVALTFK; this comes from the coding sequence TTGAAACGTACCGTTTTTTTCTTGTGGATGAGTGTGGGGTTGCTGGCTGGCTGTTTACCGGCTCTGGGTCAGAACCCTGCTCCGGCCATTGTTCCTGCACCAACCCCGGCCCCTGTCGACTCGACCAGGCAGGTACGTTCAGCCGCCGATACAATTCCGGCCTTCAACGGGCCAACTATCCGCATTGGTAATTCGGAACTGACCGCCGAAGGCGACTCACTGGTTCGGGCGGCCGATACTGTGCTGGTAACCCGGGGGCAACAGGACCGCATGCACAAAATCATACCCAAACAGGCTACCATTCGCTCCCTGATCCTGCCCGGTCTGGGGCAGGCCTATAACCGACAGTATTACAAAATACCGTTTATTTACGCCGGTTTTGGCGTGATGGGGTATTTGTTTGTCCGGTATAGGGGCCTGGCCAAACAGGCGGAGGATGGCTACCGGCTGTTGCTTTACGGCGATGAGAGCTCGGGAACGGCCCAGAAAGTGGAAGAGGTCGTGATTGGCACCCAGATTGTTCGCTCCTCGCAGACAGCCAAGGCATATTATGATCTCTTCCGCCGATACCGCGACCTCAATACGTTACTGTCGGTAGTGCTGTGGGGTGTTAATGCCGTTGAGGCCAACGTAGCCGCCCACCTGAAAACCTTTGATTTATCCGACGACATTTCCATGCGCCTTGAGCCGGCCGTAATTCCCATGCCGGGAACGGGGCTGGTGCCGGGCGTACGGGTGGCGTTAACTTTTAAATAA
- the dapB gene encoding 4-hydroxy-tetrahydrodipicolinate reductase, which produces MNILLLGYGKMGKTIEQTALERGHQIAGRIDADNHADLDHIPQESVDAVIEFSSPESAVENIMYCLERGWPVVCGTTGWLSYRPEIEKICLEKKGAFFYASNYSIGVNLFFRLNKTLAQFMRNYPSYRVSMTEIHHTEKKDAPSGTAITLAEGVMEHLPNKRRWVSKESNSESARIDSTDAVEIESLREGAVPGTHTVRYDSDVDRIEISHVAYSRQGFALGAVVAAEWIVGREGVFGMDDLLGRDE; this is translated from the coding sequence ATGAATATTCTTCTCCTTGGCTACGGTAAAATGGGTAAAACCATCGAGCAGACTGCGCTCGAACGCGGCCATCAGATTGCGGGCCGGATTGATGCCGATAACCACGCCGACTTAGACCATATTCCTCAGGAAAGCGTTGACGCCGTCATTGAGTTCAGCTCGCCCGAATCGGCCGTCGAGAACATTATGTATTGTCTCGAACGGGGCTGGCCGGTGGTCTGCGGAACAACGGGCTGGCTCAGCTATCGCCCCGAAATCGAAAAGATATGCCTGGAAAAGAAAGGCGCTTTTTTCTATGCATCCAACTATAGCATCGGCGTCAATCTGTTCTTTCGGCTCAACAAGACCCTGGCGCAGTTCATGCGGAATTATCCGTCGTACCGCGTCTCAATGACCGAAATTCACCATACGGAAAAAAAAGACGCGCCGAGTGGTACGGCCATTACGCTGGCGGAAGGAGTCATGGAACACTTGCCCAATAAACGTCGTTGGGTAAGTAAAGAATCAAACAGCGAAAGCGCCCGGATCGATTCGACGGATGCCGTTGAAATTGAGTCGTTGCGGGAGGGTGCCGTACCAGGAACGCATACCGTTCGGTATGACTCCGATGTTGACCGGATTGAAATCTCGCACGTAGCCTACAGTCGGCAGGGGTTTGCGCTTGGGGCTGTTGTGGCAGCAGAATGGATTGTCGGTCGCGAGGGTGTTTTTGGCATGGATGATCTGTTAGGAAGGGATGAGTAA
- the lepB gene encoding signal peptidase I — MSEVKTRAERVPAKPRKSPVREWFDSVLFAVVAATLIRWLFMEAFTIPTPSMENSLMVGDFLFVSKLHYGTRTPRTPLQVPLTHQKIWGTDIPSYSTAIQLPSYRLPGFTHVKNGDVVVFNVPPKYLNDNIDYPVDLKTNYIKRCIGIPGDVLEIRQREVFVNGKPFSKPPRSEQKYFIKTTEVLDANFFRKYEIVNDYRDPSQPTENWKPLEQYNDSTKTASMVGYQVNTTEDVIAKFREFDWVKGIEPMVDKPGEMSPGIYGTPTFKWNHDNFGPLTVPKKGATIQINPQTIALYGPVIELYEGNTNVEFTSTAIKIGGQPITSYTFKQDYYFMMGDNRDNSLDSRFWGFVPEDHIVGKAVFVWMSLDPNPANIWNKIRWNRLFRTID, encoded by the coding sequence GTGTCAGAAGTAAAAACCAGAGCCGAACGCGTACCGGCTAAACCCAGAAAATCACCCGTTCGCGAGTGGTTTGATTCCGTTCTGTTTGCCGTTGTGGCGGCTACGCTCATCCGTTGGCTCTTTATGGAAGCGTTCACGATTCCGACGCCTTCGATGGAGAACAGCCTGATGGTAGGCGACTTCCTGTTTGTCAGTAAGCTGCATTACGGTACCCGTACTCCACGGACGCCCCTGCAGGTGCCGCTGACGCACCAGAAAATCTGGGGAACTGACATTCCATCATACAGCACGGCTATTCAGTTGCCGTCTTACCGGCTGCCGGGCTTTACGCACGTTAAAAACGGAGATGTGGTGGTGTTCAACGTGCCGCCCAAGTACCTCAACGACAACATCGACTATCCGGTTGACCTGAAGACGAACTATATCAAGCGGTGTATAGGTATTCCGGGCGATGTGCTGGAAATCCGCCAGCGGGAAGTGTTTGTCAATGGCAAGCCGTTTTCAAAGCCACCCCGCTCGGAGCAGAAATATTTCATAAAAACGACGGAAGTGCTCGACGCTAACTTCTTCCGGAAGTATGAGATAGTTAACGACTATCGCGATCCGAGCCAGCCGACCGAAAACTGGAAGCCGCTGGAGCAGTATAACGACTCAACCAAAACTGCCTCGATGGTTGGTTACCAGGTCAACACGACCGAAGATGTAATTGCCAAGTTCAGAGAGTTTGACTGGGTGAAAGGCATTGAGCCGATGGTCGACAAGCCGGGCGAAATGTCGCCGGGTATCTACGGCACGCCGACCTTTAAGTGGAACCATGACAACTTTGGCCCCCTGACGGTGCCGAAGAAAGGAGCCACGATCCAGATTAACCCGCAGACGATCGCGCTCTACGGGCCGGTTATTGAACTGTATGAAGGCAATACAAACGTAGAGTTTACGTCCACGGCTATTAAAATTGGCGGACAGCCCATTACGTCATACACCTTCAAGCAGGATTATTACTTCATGATGGGTGATAACCGCGATAACTCGCTCGATTCGCGGTTCTGGGGGTTTGTGCCCGAAGACCACATTGTAGGTAAAGCGGTCTTTGTCTGGATGTCGCTCGACCCGAACCCGGCTAACATCTGGAATAAAATTCGCTGGAACCGCCTGTTCAGAACGATTGATTAA
- the ung gene encoding uracil-DNA glycosylase — translation MKVSIAESWQSRLQSEFDKPYFRQLAEFLRQEYSTQRVYPPGKLIFNAFNQCSFEEARVVILGQDPYHGEGQANGLAFSVADGVTKPPSLVNIFKEIQDDLGKPVPKSGNLERWAKQGVMLLNATLTVRAGQAGSHQGKGWETFTDAVIKLISDEKQNVVFMLWGAYAQKKGAVIDSRKHLVLKSKHPSPMAAQWGGWFGNKHFSQANEYLESHGLKPIDW, via the coding sequence ATGAAAGTTTCTATCGCCGAATCCTGGCAGAGCCGGTTACAGTCCGAATTTGACAAGCCTTATTTCCGGCAACTCGCCGAATTTCTTCGCCAGGAGTACAGCACCCAACGGGTCTACCCGCCCGGAAAACTCATTTTTAACGCTTTCAATCAATGCAGCTTTGAAGAAGCCCGGGTGGTTATTCTGGGGCAGGACCCTTACCACGGTGAAGGACAGGCCAACGGGCTCGCCTTCTCAGTAGCCGATGGAGTTACCAAGCCGCCGTCCCTGGTCAATATTTTCAAGGAAATTCAGGATGATCTGGGCAAACCGGTCCCAAAATCGGGGAATCTGGAACGCTGGGCCAAACAGGGGGTTATGCTGCTCAACGCTACCCTTACGGTGCGGGCGGGGCAGGCCGGGTCGCATCAGGGCAAAGGCTGGGAAACCTTTACGGATGCGGTTATCAAGCTGATTTCGGACGAAAAACAGAACGTTGTCTTTATGCTCTGGGGCGCTTACGCTCAGAAGAAGGGAGCCGTCATTGACAGCAGGAAGCACCTGGTACTCAAATCCAAACATCCTTCGCCAATGGCTGCGCAATGGGGTGGCTGGTTTGGCAACAAGCATTTCAGCCAGGCCAACGAGTACCTCGAAAGCCATGGTCTGAAGCCGATTGACTGGTAA
- the apaG gene encoding Co2+/Mg2+ efflux protein ApaG, protein MVSSVTEGVKVSVKTEYQSDYSSPLQAHYVFTYRITIENASDYTIQLLRRHWLIFDSNGTVREVEGEGVVGLQPVLEPGEVHEYVSGCNLRSSMGKMVGTYLVERIIDGKTVRVSIPEFTMVVPYRLN, encoded by the coding sequence ATGGTTTCGTCAGTTACAGAGGGCGTAAAAGTTAGCGTGAAGACCGAATACCAGTCGGACTACTCCAGTCCGCTGCAGGCGCATTACGTCTTCACCTACCGGATCACAATTGAAAATGCCAGCGACTACACGATTCAGTTGCTTCGGCGGCATTGGCTGATCTTCGACTCCAACGGAACTGTTCGGGAGGTCGAAGGTGAAGGCGTAGTCGGTCTTCAGCCCGTGCTGGAGCCGGGCGAAGTGCACGAATACGTGTCGGGCTGCAACCTCCGATCCAGCATGGGTAAGATGGTGGGCACCTACCTGGTTGAGCGCATCATTGATGGAAAAACGGTTCGCGTCAGCATTCCGGAATTTACCATGGTGGTGCCGTACCGGCTAAACTGA